From Pseudobacteriovorax antillogorgiicola, the proteins below share one genomic window:
- the pepQ gene encoding Xaa-Pro dipeptidase: protein MQKLYNKHLSILQGKTEDILDELNLPGLVIDSGNAHAYFEDDQFAPFRPNHHFAHWCPLDSEHNVIVIRPGQKPALLAYIPEDFWHEHKPVSGFFWSDQFEISEFGDVQEIWQTLSESYSGFAYHGPQAEKAANADLQVNVEGLLPRLDWNRSFKTDYEVFCLEEATKLAVKGHLAAKSAFDIGESELGIHHAYQVSSRTRDHDLPYEAIVCLNEKSAFLHYHDKRDDIRDGDVLLIDAGCQFNGYASDITRTHVSENAHPVFKELLKDMEAMQVSLTKMPKVGMTMADLHWESHIGLAKILIDHEILLDIEAEEAVTQGLTGDFYPHGIGHMLGLLVHDVAGRQVNPEGEEGEPDPRFPKLRSLRRFEVGHYFTIEPGLYFIDMLLKKRKGTDFEEHFNWDLIEELKPFGGIRIEDNILITKKGPRNITREFLAI, encoded by the coding sequence ATGCAGAAACTCTACAACAAGCACCTCAGCATCTTGCAAGGTAAGACCGAGGACATCCTAGACGAGCTAAACCTACCGGGGCTGGTAATTGATTCTGGCAATGCTCACGCTTATTTTGAGGATGATCAATTCGCTCCTTTTAGGCCGAATCATCACTTTGCTCACTGGTGTCCTTTGGATTCAGAACATAATGTTATTGTGATTCGGCCAGGACAAAAGCCTGCACTCCTTGCCTATATCCCAGAAGACTTCTGGCATGAGCATAAACCAGTTAGTGGTTTTTTCTGGTCTGATCAATTTGAAATTTCCGAATTCGGTGATGTTCAGGAGATCTGGCAAACTCTGTCGGAATCTTACAGCGGATTCGCGTATCACGGCCCCCAGGCGGAAAAAGCAGCGAACGCTGACCTTCAAGTAAACGTTGAAGGCTTACTGCCAAGGCTTGATTGGAATCGTTCCTTCAAAACTGACTATGAAGTTTTTTGTTTAGAGGAAGCGACGAAGCTGGCAGTCAAAGGTCATCTTGCAGCAAAAAGCGCCTTTGACATTGGTGAAAGTGAGCTTGGCATTCACCACGCATACCAAGTCTCAAGCCGAACCAGAGATCATGATTTGCCTTACGAAGCGATTGTATGCTTGAACGAAAAATCAGCATTTTTGCACTACCACGACAAACGTGATGATATTCGCGATGGGGATGTATTGCTGATCGATGCTGGCTGTCAATTCAATGGCTATGCTTCGGACATAACAAGGACCCACGTTTCAGAGAATGCGCATCCAGTATTCAAAGAACTTCTCAAAGATATGGAAGCCATGCAGGTGTCTCTCACCAAAATGCCGAAGGTGGGAATGACTATGGCTGACCTCCATTGGGAGTCCCACATAGGGCTGGCTAAGATATTGATCGATCATGAAATCCTATTGGACATCGAAGCCGAAGAGGCTGTGACCCAAGGCTTGACAGGGGACTTTTACCCCCATGGGATTGGACATATGCTTGGCTTGCTAGTTCACGACGTGGCGGGTCGTCAAGTCAATCCAGAGGGTGAGGAGGGAGAACCCGATCCTCGTTTTCCGAAGTTACGGTCTCTGAGACGCTTCGAGGTAGGCCACTACTTTACAATCGAGCCAGGGCTATATTTCATTGATATGCTTCTCAAGAAGCGCAAAGGAACTGACTTCGAAGAGCACTTCAACTGGGATCTGATAGAGGAACTCAAACCTTTCGGTGGGATTCGAATCGAGGACAACATCTTGATCACGAAGAAAGGTCCGCGCAATATTACTCGCGAGTTCTTAGCAATTTAG
- a CDS encoding tRNA-(ms[2]io[6]A)-hydroxylase, with translation MNLIQQKLPLRKETSIGWIDASLADFDSFLIDHAACERKASALAMSFVVKYADKPALVEPMICLAKEELAHFHEVYRIIHKRGGKLGADEKDPYVQKLMKSIRNGRDEHFLDRLLVSGVIEARGCERFYLMGEHVPDPEMAEFYRRLAREEAGHYTIFVKIAKQYFDDDIVETRLDQWWDLEAEAMLSVPFRAAVH, from the coding sequence ATGAATCTTATCCAACAAAAATTACCACTACGAAAAGAAACATCTATAGGCTGGATTGACGCATCACTTGCCGACTTTGATAGCTTCCTGATTGATCATGCTGCTTGTGAGCGCAAGGCTTCCGCTTTGGCGATGTCCTTCGTCGTAAAGTATGCTGATAAGCCGGCTTTGGTGGAGCCAATGATTTGCCTTGCCAAAGAAGAATTAGCTCACTTTCATGAAGTTTACCGTATTATCCACAAGCGTGGTGGGAAATTAGGGGCTGATGAGAAGGACCCTTACGTACAAAAACTGATGAAGTCCATCCGCAACGGGAGAGACGAGCATTTTTTAGATAGGCTTTTGGTATCAGGCGTGATCGAGGCTCGTGGCTGTGAGCGCTTTTATCTCATGGGTGAGCACGTTCCTGATCCTGAGATGGCCGAGTTCTATCGCCGCCTAGCTCGTGAGGAAGCGGGCCATTATACGATCTTTGTGAAGATCGCAAAACAATACTTCGATGACGATATTGTTGAAACAAGGCTTGATCAATGGTGGGATCTGGAAGCCGAAGCGATGTTGTCTGTGCCTTTTCGAGCCGCCGTACACTAA